In a genomic window of Deinococcus multiflagellatus:
- a CDS encoding M20/M25/M40 family metallo-hydrolase: MPLSYLTRIAQTPAPTFEEGVRADLIAGLWDELGYATERDEAGNVLTRLTPPGTEGRPALLLAAHLDTVFEGGTDVTVREEGGRLIGPGVGDNSASLAVVTALLRDLRGGAGVLRRPLWVAANVGEEGLGDLRGAKHLLARHRAALGAFVAVDGYLGIAVTRAVGVRRYRAVFSGPGGHSWGDQAPSALHALGRAISALYALHLPLSPRTTLNVGVAGGGTSVNSIAGTAELLLDLRSLDAGVLADLDSRAVTALHAAAREAGVRVHLERVGDRPGGDLRSDPLLPLVREAAREGRLDIRVASSSTDANAAVPHGLPAVAVGVYRGGNAHRTDEWVQASSLKPGLQFLRRLVELYQRSPVA, translated from the coding sequence ATGCCTCTGTCGTACCTCACCCGCATTGCCCAGACGCCCGCGCCCACCTTTGAGGAGGGTGTGCGCGCGGACCTGATCGCGGGCCTGTGGGACGAACTGGGCTACGCCACCGAGCGCGACGAGGCCGGCAATGTCCTGACCCGCCTGACCCCCCCGGGCACCGAGGGCCGCCCCGCCCTGCTGCTGGCCGCGCACCTGGACACGGTGTTCGAGGGCGGCACCGACGTGACCGTGCGCGAGGAAGGCGGGCGCCTGATCGGCCCCGGCGTAGGCGACAACAGCGCCAGCCTCGCGGTGGTCACCGCCCTGCTGCGCGACCTGCGCGGCGGCGCGGGGGTCCTGCGCCGCCCGCTGTGGGTGGCGGCCAATGTGGGTGAGGAAGGCCTGGGCGACCTGCGCGGCGCCAAGCACCTGCTGGCCCGGCACCGCGCGGCGCTGGGCGCTTTTGTGGCGGTAGACGGCTACCTGGGCATTGCCGTGACGCGCGCGGTGGGCGTGCGGCGCTACCGCGCGGTGTTCAGCGGCCCCGGTGGGCACTCCTGGGGCGATCAGGCGCCCAGTGCCCTGCACGCGCTGGGCCGGGCCATCAGCGCGCTGTACGCCCTGCACCTGCCCCTCAGCCCACGCACCACGCTGAACGTGGGGGTGGCGGGGGGCGGCACCAGTGTGAACTCTATTGCGGGCACGGCCGAACTGCTGCTGGACCTGCGCTCGCTGGACGCCGGGGTGCTGGCCGACCTGGACAGCCGGGCGGTGACGGCCCTGCACGCGGCGGCGCGCGAGGCCGGCGTGCGCGTTCACCTGGAGCGGGTGGGCGACCGCCCCGGCGGCGACCTGCGCAGCGATCCCCTGTTGCCCCTGGTGCGCGAGGCCGCCCGCGAAGGCCGCCTGGACATTCGCGTGGCCTCCAGCAGCACCGATGCGAACGCCGCTGTGCCCCACGGCCTGCCCGCCGTGGCGGTGGGGGTGTACCGGGGCGGCAACGCCCACCGCACCGACGAATGGGTGCAGGCCAGCAGCCTGAAACCGGGCCTGCAGTTTCTGCGGCGACTGGTGGAGCTGTACCAACGCTCGCCCGTGGCCTGA
- a CDS encoding DR2241 family protein yields MPCPSLRYSRRHMRSLVLIGHGSHLNGESAVAVYRYAELLRDRGLFDEVIEGYWKEEPSLRQVLKTTASTDVTVIPMFISEGYFTETVIPREMGLGHQGPVPEGGIARVIGGRTVRYTLPYGVHPGMSDVLLARAREVLPDANPEDTALIVLGHGTTRNENSNRVIYQNADRLREQGHFAEVHALFLDEDPKVGTWPEVVRAPRVVVVPFFASEGWHTLETIPEDMGLSGVVTDFPDNPHGPQQVYYAKPVGTHAAVADVIVQLAEEAHGAGDQGDHERGHEAAWQAFMDRARRGLRMGEALITPELGVFELRHMLDEGLPGGELTTLVTPEGVRDRVRFTDSGEHRPVHTLRNLPRGWRAVLNEADLRRAVHYLYPAVVEETYAHSCHALRHTPWPTTARRQTGIYAKVQRATPAQVEHVAQDVCSACLRTRLWAGERLLHSFLDGVPGGLPCAEACTYVVAEVREEVSGKRGAGSGHSHDH; encoded by the coding sequence ATCCCCTGCCCCTCGCTCCGCTACAGTCGGCGCCATATGCGCTCACTGGTGCTGATTGGGCACGGCTCTCACCTGAACGGCGAATCGGCGGTGGCGGTCTACCGCTACGCGGAATTGCTGCGGGACCGGGGGCTGTTCGACGAGGTGATCGAGGGCTACTGGAAAGAAGAGCCTTCCTTGCGGCAGGTGCTGAAAACCACCGCCAGCACGGACGTGACGGTCATCCCCATGTTTATCTCGGAAGGGTATTTCACCGAAACGGTGATTCCGCGTGAAATGGGGCTGGGCCACCAGGGGCCGGTGCCGGAGGGGGGCATTGCGCGGGTGATCGGGGGGCGCACGGTGCGCTACACGCTGCCCTACGGCGTGCACCCCGGCATGAGCGACGTCCTGCTGGCCCGCGCCCGCGAGGTGCTGCCGGACGCCAACCCCGAGGACACGGCGCTGATCGTCCTGGGGCACGGCACCACCCGCAACGAGAACAGCAACCGCGTCATCTACCAGAACGCCGACCGCCTGCGCGAGCAGGGCCACTTTGCCGAGGTGCACGCCCTGTTTCTGGACGAGGACCCCAAGGTGGGGACATGGCCCGAGGTGGTGCGGGCGCCCCGCGTGGTGGTGGTGCCCTTCTTCGCCTCGGAGGGCTGGCACACCTTGGAAACCATTCCCGAGGACATGGGCTTAAGCGGCGTGGTCACCGACTTCCCCGACAACCCGCACGGCCCGCAGCAGGTGTACTACGCCAAGCCCGTGGGCACCCACGCCGCTGTGGCCGACGTGATTGTGCAGCTGGCCGAGGAAGCCCACGGCGCCGGGGACCAGGGCGACCACGAGCGGGGCCACGAGGCCGCGTGGCAGGCCTTTATGGACCGTGCGCGCCGGGGCCTGCGGATGGGCGAGGCCCTGATCACCCCGGAACTGGGCGTGTTCGAGTTGCGGCACATGCTGGACGAGGGCCTGCCCGGCGGCGAGTTGACCACCTTGGTCACGCCGGAGGGGGTGCGCGACCGCGTGCGCTTTACCGATAGCGGCGAGCACCGCCCGGTGCACACCCTGCGCAACCTGCCGCGCGGCTGGCGCGCCGTGCTAAACGAAGCCGACCTGCGCCGCGCCGTGCACTACCTGTACCCGGCGGTGGTGGAAGAAACCTACGCCCACTCCTGCCACGCCCTGCGCCACACCCCCTGGCCCACCACGGCCCGGCGCCAGACCGGCATTTACGCCAAGGTGCAGCGCGCCACCCCCGCCCAGGTGGAACATGTGGCCCAGGACGTGTGCAGCGCCTGCCTGCGCACCCGCCTGTGGGCGGGCGAGCGCCTGCTGCATTCCTTTCTGGACGGGGTGCCGGGCGGCCTGCCCTGCGCCGAGGCCTGCACCTACGTGGTGGCCGAGGTGCGCGAGGAAGTGAGTGGCAAACGCGGCGCCGGCAGCGGCCACAGCCACGACCACTAA